A window of Nocardia arthritidis genomic DNA:
GCACCCTATTTCGACGACATGATCGTGCGCGGCCATCGCCCGATCCTGGCGATGGAGGTGGCCATCGACACGATCTACTTCCACTGCGCCAAGGCGATGCTGCGCAGTTCGCTGTGGCAGCCGCAGGACTGGCCGGAGCCCTCGCTGCCCGGCCCGGCCCGGATCGTGAAGGATATCCAGGCCGATATCACCGAATCGGTCGCCGACCTGGAACGCCACTACTCGCCCGAGAACTACCGCAAAAAGCTCTACCAGGACTGACCGTGGGCCGCGCCACCGCACCACGGCGCGCCACGCTCACCCGGCGAACATAGACTCGCGGCGTGGCAGATATTTCGGTGCGTGGGCGGATCGCGCTGCTGGCGGCGGCCGCGGCGTCGTGGGCCTCGCAGAAGGCGGGCCGGGGCAAGGGATCGATGATCGGCGGGCTCATCGCGCTGCGGATCGACGGCACCATCATGAAACAGCTAGGGCGCGATCGCCGCACCGTGCTGGTCACCGGCACCAACGGCAAATCGACCACGACCAGAATGACCACGGCGGCGCTGAGCACCATCGGCCGCGTCGCGACGCAGGCCGACGGCGCCAATATGGACGCGGGCATCGTCGCCGCGCTCAGCGCCGACCGGCACGCGCCGCTGGCCGCGATCGAGGTCGACGAACTGCATCTGCCGCACGTCACCGACGCACTGAATCCGGCAGCGGTCGTGCTGCTGAACCTCAGCCGCGATCAGCTGGACCGCGTCGGCGAGATCAATATGATCGAGCGCAAGCTGCGCACCGGCCTGGCCGGGCATCCGGATACCGTGGTGATCGCCAACTGCGACGATGTGCTGGTCACCTCGATCGCCTACGACCATCCGAATGTGGTGTGGGTGGCCGCGGGCAGCGGCTGGTCGGTGGACGCGACGAGCTGCCCGCGCAGCGGCGAGCCGATCATCTGGGAGGGTGCGCACTGGCGCAGCACCGGCGCGGATTTCCAACGGCCGGAACCGGATTGGTGGCTCGACGGGAACGACCTGTGCGGTCCCGACGGGGTGC
This region includes:
- a CDS encoding Mur ligase family protein; its protein translation is MADISVRGRIALLAAAAASWASQKAGRGKGSMIGGLIALRIDGTIMKQLGRDRRTVLVTGTNGKSTTTRMTTAALSTIGRVATQADGANMDAGIVAALSADRHAPLAAIEVDELHLPHVTDALNPAAVVLLNLSRDQLDRVGEINMIERKLRTGLAGHPDTVVIANCDDVLVTSIAYDHPNVVWVAAGSGWSVDATSCPRSGEPIIWEGAHWRSTGADFQRPEPDWWLDGNDLCGPDGVRLPLELALPGRANRGNAAQAVAAAVALGADAAQATAAAGTVREIAGRYRTVQVGEHAARLLLAKNPAGWQEALSMIEPAAAGLVIAVNGQVPDGEDLSWLWDVRFEHFEGMQVVAAGERATDLAVRLTYAGVEHTTVPDPLRAIASCPAGRVEVLANYTAFRDLNRDLEERTA